ATGCCGGCGGAGGGAAGGTCCCTGACTTCTGGTGTGCTTTCAAAGACGGTGAGGAAACAGGTGATTGGCGATGAGCCTCGAAACGCCTGAAAGGATCAGGACCCTTCAGAGAAAGCTCTATTGCAAGGCGAAGGCGGAGCCTGCCTACCGCTTCTATTTGCTCTACGACAAGATCTGCCGTGAGGACATTCTGCGCCACGCCTACGCGCTGGCCCGTGCCAATGCGGGTGCGCCTGGTGTTGACGGGGTGACCTTTGAGCAGATCGAGGCGTCGGGCGTGGAAGCATGGTTAGCGGGGCTGCGCGAGGACCTCGTTTCGAAGACGTACCGACCCGATCCGGTGCGGCGGGTGATGATCCCGAAGCCCGGGGGAGGCGAGCGCGCGCTCGGCATTCCCACGATCCGCTGTCGCGTCATTCAGACTGCCGCCAAACTCGTGTTGGAACCGATATTCGAAGCGGACTTCGAGGACAGTGCTTATGGCTATCGTCCGCGTCGCAGCGCGGTCGATGCGATCAAGGAAACGCACCGGCTGATTTGCCGGGGCTATACCGACGTGGTTGACGCCGATTTGTCGAAATATTTCGACACGATCCCGCATTCGGACCTCCTCAAATCGGTGGCCCGACGCATCGTTGACCGGCATGTGCTGTGGCTGATCAAGCTGTGGCTGCAAGCGCCGGTCGAGGAGCGGGACGGCAACGGGAAGCGGCGCATGAGTGGCGGCAAGAACAGCAAGCGCGGCACACCGCAAGGCGGTGTTGCAAGCCCGCTGCTCTCCGTCATCTATATGAACCGGTTCCTGAAGCATTGGCGATTGACCGGACGCGGCGAAGCCTTCCGCGCCCACATCGTCTCGTACGCCGACGACTTCGTCATCCTCAGCCGCGGCTATGCGCACGAGGCTCTGGCGTGGACGAAAGCGGTGATGACGAAACTCGGGCTGACGCTCAACGAGGCGAAAACCTCGGTGAAGGATGCCCGGCGCGAGAGCTTCGACTTCCTTGGTTATAGCTTCGGGCCGCATCGGTACCGGAAAGATGGCCATTGGTATCTGGGCGCGAGCCCGTCCAAGAAGAGTGTTCAGCGGCTCAAAGCCAAGGTGAGCGATATCCTGGTCCCCGGCAACACCGGGTGCTGGCTTGACGTGCGTGACCGGCTCAATCGCTTGTTGCGAGGCTGGAGCACGTACTTCGGCTACGGCACTCGGAAACCGGCGTACCGGACCGTCGATAACCATGTGTACGAACGGGTCCGCGGATTCCTGGTCCGACGTCACAAGGTGCCGTCGCGTGGCACCCGCCTCTTCCCGCGAGAGGCTGTGTTTGGCGCGCTCGGGGTCTTGCACCTCCGACGCGTCCACTTGGGACCGCCGCCGTGGGCCTTGCACTGAAGCCAGTCGGAAAGCCGGATGCGGTAGCTCCGCACGTCCGGTTTGATGAGCGAGGAAGGGAAACGGGGCGTTGCCGAATGGCCCAAGCTACCGCGCCCTTCCCCGACTCTACCCCGCCTGAGGGGCGCTTCGCGATCGTCACGAGTGTTGGGTCGAGATGCGGTGGACGCCGAAGTCACGGCTGACGAGCGTGGCAGATAGCGGACGGCGAAATCGTGCAGGCCTGACGCCCTAGTGGCAGGTGTCTCATCAGCAGGAGAGACAAATTCTCTCGCCGATGACGGTGACAACAAAGCCCA
The DNA window shown above is from Bradyrhizobium sp. ISRA464 and carries:
- the ltrA gene encoding group II intron reverse transcriptase/maturase, with amino-acid sequence MSLETPERIRTLQRKLYCKAKAEPAYRFYLLYDKICREDILRHAYALARANAGAPGVDGVTFEQIEASGVEAWLAGLREDLVSKTYRPDPVRRVMIPKPGGGERALGIPTIRCRVIQTAAKLVLEPIFEADFEDSAYGYRPRRSAVDAIKETHRLICRGYTDVVDADLSKYFDTIPHSDLLKSVARRIVDRHVLWLIKLWLQAPVEERDGNGKRRMSGGKNSKRGTPQGGVASPLLSVIYMNRFLKHWRLTGRGEAFRAHIVSYADDFVILSRGYAHEALAWTKAVMTKLGLTLNEAKTSVKDARRESFDFLGYSFGPHRYRKDGHWYLGASPSKKSVQRLKAKVSDILVPGNTGCWLDVRDRLNRLLRGWSTYFGYGTRKPAYRTVDNHVYERVRGFLVRRHKVPSRGTRLFPREAVFGALGVLHLRRVHLGPPPWALH